One genomic window of Leptospira johnsonii includes the following:
- a CDS encoding STAS domain-containing protein produces MDSLKILEQEAGKEIKVYLVSGRLDESTFPLFKEKVLDVNHANNIVLNLSDLKYVSSSGIRAIFELKNRLTGEGKKLLLTEAGEKVIQIFNLLGLWKPFAHFEKEEDAIAACLKN; encoded by the coding sequence ATGGATAGTTTGAAAATTCTGGAACAGGAAGCAGGCAAAGAGATCAAAGTATATTTGGTTTCCGGCCGACTAGACGAATCCACCTTTCCTCTATTTAAGGAAAAAGTATTGGATGTGAATCACGCAAACAATATTGTCCTGAACTTATCCGATCTTAAATATGTTTCCAGTTCCGGTATTCGTGCAATCTTCGAATTAAAGAACAGACTTACCGGAGAAGGGAAAAAACTTCTACTCACAGAAGCAGGAGAGAAGGTCATTCAGATCTTCAATCTATTAGGTCTTTGGAAACCTTTTGCACATTTTGAAAAAGAAGAAGACGCAATCGCTGCCTGTCTTAAAAACTAA
- a CDS encoding DUF58 domain-containing protein produces the protein MFRKEYQSLIQLLDFKERGFSLRNRQGTATSSRKGRGVDFKDVRPYAVGDDTRLIDWNVTSRFGELHVREFYEEKERLGVFFLDVSESMDWSSSEWTKAENAFQVLALLVLLYVRKGNLAKILLYSDRLEWETGYIRNTEEALSALEKVRSYPHKKLKTDPKLPFVLLKNRIRRYTDSYILSDFHGLPSLKKLTGLRKFHTLHAIRFKDRLEESAPMGFFQFFLLKDPETGAIPSPVGGSVRKNLEFLFKSRCLELEGKDTDPNKLLEYWRSMS, from the coding sequence ATGTTCCGCAAAGAATACCAAAGCCTGATCCAACTTCTGGATTTTAAGGAGAGAGGATTTTCTCTTCGAAATAGGCAAGGCACGGCTACAAGTTCCAGAAAGGGCAGGGGAGTGGACTTCAAAGATGTCCGTCCTTATGCTGTAGGTGACGACACAAGGCTTATCGATTGGAATGTTACTTCTAGATTCGGAGAATTACATGTAAGAGAATTCTATGAGGAGAAGGAAAGGCTTGGAGTTTTTTTTCTGGATGTTTCCGAATCCATGGATTGGAGCAGTTCGGAATGGACCAAAGCAGAAAATGCTTTTCAGGTTTTGGCTCTATTAGTTTTACTTTATGTACGAAAAGGAAATCTCGCCAAGATATTATTATATTCCGATCGATTGGAATGGGAAACAGGTTATATCCGAAATACGGAAGAAGCACTTTCAGCTTTGGAGAAGGTCCGTTCTTATCCGCATAAGAAACTAAAAACGGATCCTAAACTCCCATTCGTACTTTTGAAAAATAGGATCAGAAGATACACTGATTCTTATATACTTTCAGATTTTCACGGACTTCCTTCTTTGAAAAAACTCACAGGCCTCAGAAAATTCCATACTCTACATGCGATCCGGTTTAAGGACCGTTTGGAAGAGAGTGCCCCCATGGGTTTTTTCCAATTCTTCTTATTAAAAGATCCTGAAACTGGTGCTATTCCTTCTCCTGTAGGTGGGAGCGTTCGCAAAAATTTGGAGTTTTTGTTTAAGTCCAGATGTCTGGAGCTGGAAGGAAAAGATACCGACCCCAACAAACTCCTGGAGTATTGGAGAAGTATGTCATGA
- a CDS encoding PhoX family protein, whose translation MKVSRSDFLKYMGKGMLALTAARTLDLFSEPTKDPSKKVHSPHSSSPKTKREISSKIPGSNFKPIRPSVQDDLILAAGFKYDLIAAYGDKINSKGDTFGYAADFNCFFPFPNDNHSALLWTNHEYLNELEYYVTGYDYNQKGPNNRTPEQIEKYLYSLGGSVIGLRKSNGIWVLDPESKYGRRIHGRSEFQLKGPVAGSDAISGKTKVYGTFANCSGGKTLWETVLSCEENFEMVVEDCKLEDPKEYGWIIEVDPFDPSSIPVKHTALGRFSHENAALTISNSGKLVVYMGDDSKDQCVYKFVSEKNYDPKKGKLNSELLDEGTLYVGNFEKCVWVPLDLEKNPNLKNAKNKEGNLKFKTQADVLVSCRDAAKTAGGTPMDRPEDLEVHPLDKSVFVSFTNNDSHGNFYGQIVRIKEENSDAESVRFEFEVFVAGGGKSGFSSPDNLAFDSSGNLWMVTDMTTRLLGKSIFKKFGNNGLFFIPTSGEDAGKAFQFASAPIGAELTGPWFTPDEEFLFLSVQHPGEDTKDYDIPTSRWPAKTKGDMPRPGVVAIRRA comes from the coding sequence ATGAAGGTATCTAGATCCGACTTTTTAAAATATATGGGAAAGGGAATGCTTGCTCTGACTGCGGCCAGGACCTTGGATCTATTTTCCGAACCTACAAAAGATCCTTCTAAAAAAGTACATTCTCCACATTCCTCTTCTCCTAAAACAAAAAGGGAGATCTCTTCCAAAATTCCCGGAAGTAATTTTAAGCCGATACGCCCGAGCGTTCAAGACGATCTGATCTTGGCAGCCGGTTTTAAGTATGATTTGATTGCAGCATATGGGGATAAGATAAACTCTAAGGGAGACACTTTCGGTTACGCTGCTGACTTTAATTGTTTTTTTCCATTTCCGAATGATAACCATTCTGCACTTCTTTGGACCAATCACGAATATTTGAACGAATTAGAATATTATGTAACAGGATATGATTACAACCAAAAGGGTCCAAATAATAGAACTCCAGAACAGATCGAAAAATATCTATACTCATTAGGCGGATCCGTGATCGGGCTCCGTAAATCCAATGGTATATGGGTCTTAGATCCGGAATCTAAATATGGAAGAAGGATACACGGGAGGTCGGAATTCCAACTCAAAGGCCCTGTGGCAGGCTCCGATGCAATTTCCGGAAAAACGAAAGTGTATGGCACATTCGCAAATTGTTCCGGAGGTAAAACGTTATGGGAAACTGTTCTCTCCTGTGAAGAAAACTTCGAAATGGTGGTAGAAGATTGTAAACTGGAAGATCCTAAAGAGTACGGTTGGATCATAGAAGTGGATCCTTTTGATCCTTCTTCCATTCCGGTAAAACATACCGCACTTGGAAGATTTTCTCATGAAAACGCCGCATTAACTATTTCTAACTCCGGAAAGTTAGTTGTGTATATGGGAGATGATTCCAAGGACCAATGCGTGTATAAGTTCGTCTCCGAAAAAAACTACGATCCTAAAAAAGGAAAATTAAACTCAGAACTTTTGGACGAAGGAACATTATACGTAGGTAATTTTGAAAAATGTGTTTGGGTGCCATTGGATCTGGAAAAAAATCCGAATTTAAAGAATGCAAAGAATAAGGAAGGAAATCTTAAATTTAAAACACAAGCGGATGTTTTAGTATCATGCAGAGACGCCGCAAAAACTGCAGGCGGGACTCCAATGGATCGGCCGGAAGATCTGGAAGTTCATCCATTAGATAAATCTGTTTTTGTTTCCTTTACAAATAACGATTCTCATGGAAATTTTTACGGACAGATTGTAAGGATCAAAGAAGAGAATTCTGATGCAGAATCGGTTCGTTTCGAATTCGAAGTATTTGTTGCAGGAGGAGGGAAGAGCGGATTTTCATCTCCGGATAATTTGGCTTTTGATTCTTCCGGAAATCTTTGGATGGTGACCGACATGACTACTCGTTTATTAGGAAAATCCATATTCAAAAAATTCGGCAATAACGGACTATTCTTTATTCCTACAAGCGGAGAAGATGCAGGTAAGGCATTCCAATTCGCTTCTGCTCCGATCGGTGCGGAACTCACAGGCCCTTGGTTTACACCCGACGAAGAGTTTTTATTTTTATCCGTGCAGCATCCTGGAGAAGATACGAAAGATTATGATATACCTACAAGCCGTTGGCCCGCTAAAACAAAGGGAGATATGCCTAGGCCTGGAGTGGTAGCGATCAGGAGAGCTTAG
- the batC gene encoding TPR repeat-containing protein BatC: MLEFWGKYLAGLSKKVAPVLLFLFSFWGNDIYSFELDPGGNRIKEGRNSYEQGDYKSSLERYKEADPYFPEDPRLEFNRGDCEYRSGNMDKAIRHFEKSADSKDSELRAQSHFNLGNSYLKLGDRKKAAEHYLRSLKENPNLESAKKNLEWLRKLPPPEGKEGSENKESTSQEKEEKSSASKQGSKGKEKAEKQSKSGAAKEQKDKNRSKMEDELDRIMESMDLDSVKRRSPGSRNKEVFW; the protein is encoded by the coding sequence GTGTTAGAGTTCTGGGGAAAATACTTAGCGGGACTTTCCAAAAAAGTAGCTCCTGTTCTCTTGTTTCTTTTCTCTTTTTGGGGGAACGATATCTATTCCTTCGAGCTGGATCCCGGAGGAAATCGGATCAAAGAAGGTAGGAATTCCTACGAGCAAGGAGATTATAAGAGTTCCTTGGAAAGATATAAGGAGGCAGATCCATATTTTCCTGAAGATCCTAGATTGGAATTCAATAGGGGAGACTGCGAATACAGATCGGGAAATATGGACAAGGCGATCCGTCATTTCGAAAAATCAGCAGATTCAAAGGACTCGGAACTAAGGGCGCAATCTCATTTTAATTTAGGAAATTCTTATTTAAAGTTAGGAGATCGTAAGAAAGCGGCGGAACATTATCTTCGCTCTCTAAAAGAAAATCCTAATTTAGAATCCGCTAAAAAGAACCTTGAATGGTTGCGTAAACTTCCTCCTCCGGAAGGTAAAGAGGGTTCCGAAAACAAAGAGAGTACTTCCCAAGAAAAGGAAGAAAAATCATCTGCATCTAAACAAGGCTCCAAAGGAAAGGAGAAGGCGGAGAAACAATCCAAGTCCGGAGCCGCAAAAGAACAGAAAGATAAAAACAGATCCAAGATGGAAGACGAATTGGATCGGATCATGGAGTCCATGGATTTGGATTCGGTAAAAAGAAGAAGTCCAGGTTCACGGAACAAAGAGGTGTTCTGGTGA
- a CDS encoding LB_053 family protein encodes MKAGIFRLRSLDRIQFLYYIFYLSLLLFAVPTFAWKEDWDPKEVGIGDRAEYLLEFQQGEVQNPEIPSKGIVPDPESPDLPLFEVISSEVSDTKVKLSVVYYTSGKFALPIIWKDQDGKEFRSEAVLIVRSSLGEKDKSPEEILPPLEFSGKYGWKLAAILAGLAALGLGIFYAWYLNQTASKRTMDALVEADPWVQKILIYESKLDEIINAPPVFARTFYRVLSGYIRENMSKKMNAPFAHLTEAELFQRIYDSFGLEEEEVKTWENTFRKAQYSGEEVEISSAEALRAWDYWKEALSK; translated from the coding sequence ATGAAGGCGGGAATTTTCCGTCTCAGATCCTTGGATCGTATTCAATTTTTATACTATATTTTCTATTTGTCCCTGCTGCTTTTTGCGGTTCCCACTTTCGCTTGGAAAGAAGATTGGGATCCTAAGGAAGTTGGAATAGGTGACCGTGCGGAATACTTGTTGGAATTCCAACAAGGAGAAGTCCAAAATCCTGAGATCCCTTCTAAAGGGATTGTTCCTGATCCGGAGTCTCCGGATCTTCCGCTATTCGAAGTGATCTCTTCCGAAGTTTCGGACACAAAGGTCAAGTTAAGTGTTGTTTATTACACTTCTGGAAAATTCGCTCTTCCTATCATTTGGAAAGATCAGGACGGAAAAGAATTCCGTTCGGAAGCCGTATTGATAGTCCGTTCTTCCTTAGGAGAAAAGGACAAGTCTCCCGAGGAAATTCTGCCGCCCCTGGAATTTTCGGGAAAGTATGGCTGGAAACTGGCGGCTATTCTTGCAGGTCTTGCCGCATTAGGGTTAGGGATCTTTTATGCTTGGTATCTAAATCAGACCGCATCTAAAAGGACTATGGACGCACTTGTAGAAGCGGATCCGTGGGTTCAGAAAATTCTAATATACGAAAGTAAATTGGACGAGATTATCAATGCTCCTCCCGTATTTGCCAGGACCTTTTATAGGGTTCTCTCCGGTTATATCAGAGAGAATATGTCCAAAAAGATGAATGCTCCGTTTGCACACCTGACCGAAGCGGAATTATTCCAGCGTATTTATGATTCATTCGGATTGGAAGAAGAGGAAGTTAAGACTTGGGAGAATACTTTCCGTAAGGCACAATATTCGGGAGAAGAAGTGGAGATCTCTTCGGCCGAAGCGTTAAGAGCCTGGGATTATTGGAAGGAGGCACTTTCCAAATGA
- a CDS encoding AAA family ATPase: MESIAKDSENIPLSESDIHFAKDTLDRIRQELTGEITGQEAVVKNLLISLACQGHVLLEGMPGLAKTLLAKSLSSALDLDFKRVQFTPDLLPADLIGTVVFNPKNGEFTTRKGPIFTGVLLADEINRAPAKVQSALLECMEERTVTIGDNTFPLERPFLVLATENPIDQDGTYPLPEAQMDRFFMKVLVDYPDMDEELGILEQHGRLAAGPKRIKKTATAKDVLKISSLVDRVHVEPKLKSYIVRLVRNTRPEEKTVPDLLPYVKHGASPRASLSLLKASKAKALWEGRDYVAPEDVKAVLPEILRHRILLTFEAISEDVGIESVVRIVSDATQVL; encoded by the coding sequence ATGGAATCCATCGCCAAAGATAGTGAAAATATTCCTTTATCTGAATCTGATATTCATTTTGCAAAAGATACATTAGATCGGATCCGCCAGGAACTGACTGGAGAGATCACTGGGCAAGAAGCGGTAGTTAAGAATCTACTCATCTCTCTTGCCTGCCAGGGCCATGTTCTTTTAGAAGGTATGCCTGGACTCGCCAAAACGCTTCTGGCAAAATCTTTGTCTTCCGCATTAGATTTGGATTTTAAACGAGTACAGTTTACACCTGACCTTCTTCCTGCGGACTTGATTGGAACGGTCGTATTTAATCCTAAGAATGGAGAATTCACTACGCGCAAAGGCCCTATCTTTACCGGGGTTTTACTTGCGGACGAGATCAATAGGGCGCCGGCAAAAGTACAATCCGCTCTTTTGGAATGTATGGAAGAAAGAACGGTTACTATAGGGGATAACACTTTTCCTTTGGAGAGGCCTTTCCTAGTTTTGGCTACCGAAAATCCGATCGACCAAGACGGGACCTATCCATTGCCGGAAGCGCAGATGGACCGCTTTTTTATGAAGGTCCTAGTGGATTATCCTGATATGGACGAAGAACTCGGGATCTTAGAACAACATGGTAGGTTGGCAGCCGGTCCAAAACGTATTAAAAAAACTGCAACTGCTAAAGACGTTCTAAAGATCTCTTCCTTGGTGGATAGGGTCCATGTGGAACCTAAATTAAAAAGTTATATAGTTCGCTTGGTGAGAAATACTCGTCCTGAAGAAAAGACAGTTCCAGATCTTCTTCCTTATGTGAAACATGGAGCATCTCCTAGGGCAAGTTTGAGCCTATTAAAAGCATCTAAGGCAAAAGCTTTATGGGAAGGGAGGGACTATGTGGCTCCGGAGGATGTGAAGGCCGTTCTTCCAGAAATCCTTCGGCATAGGATTTTACTTACGTTCGAAGCAATCTCTGAAGACGTAGGGATCGAGTCTGTGGTCAGGATCGTTTCGGACGCCACTCAGGTGCTCTAA
- a CDS encoding NAD(+)/NADH kinase: protein MSAEMRKKIQSVLVVIKRTKYELDLESYGSLDEFKRVAQIQNHSFERIYQSHLRQLHSREELKHTFPNGKFIFREELENIDISGYDLVIALGGDNHFTYVAHHALDNLVLGCNSDPETSVGALLSFHTSDISNAVSQNWENTKIEEWPRINVRIEYPDGKSIETFHGISEISIRNNSPDLTSRFLISHEQVTEEQKCSGLLVYTGAGSTGWVMSCENKDVSFDKQEPYFKVYCRELRKKESFQYKLDHFTVRNSFRLISEMRGGISIDSLAERIYDFPPGAKADFSVSPERLRVVVQKHG from the coding sequence ATGTCGGCGGAAATGCGAAAAAAGATCCAATCTGTTCTGGTAGTCATCAAAAGAACAAAGTACGAATTAGATCTGGAGAGTTACGGCTCTTTGGATGAATTCAAAAGAGTTGCGCAGATCCAAAACCATTCATTCGAAAGGATCTACCAATCCCATCTTAGACAGCTTCATAGTAGAGAAGAATTAAAACACACTTTCCCAAATGGAAAGTTTATCTTCCGAGAAGAATTAGAAAATATAGATATTTCTGGCTACGATCTGGTGATCGCACTAGGCGGGGACAATCATTTTACTTACGTTGCCCATCATGCCTTAGACAATTTAGTTTTGGGATGCAACTCGGATCCTGAAACTTCAGTTGGCGCCCTTCTATCCTTTCATACCTCCGATATTTCGAATGCAGTTTCTCAAAATTGGGAAAATACAAAAATAGAAGAATGGCCCAGGATCAATGTTAGGATCGAATACCCTGACGGCAAATCGATTGAGACATTCCATGGGATCAGTGAAATTTCTATCCGGAACAATAGTCCTGATTTGACTAGCCGCTTTTTAATTTCTCATGAACAAGTCACCGAAGAACAGAAATGTTCCGGCCTTCTGGTATATACCGGAGCGGGTTCTACCGGTTGGGTTATGTCTTGCGAAAATAAAGACGTAAGCTTTGACAAGCAGGAGCCCTATTTCAAAGTGTACTGTAGAGAGTTGCGTAAGAAGGAAAGTTTCCAGTACAAGCTGGATCACTTCACAGTTCGCAATTCTTTCCGTCTAATATCAGAAATGCGCGGGGGGATCTCTATCGATTCCTTGGCGGAACGTATTTACGATTTCCCTCCCGGGGCCAAAGCGGACTTTTCCGTTTCTCCGGAAAGATTGCGGGTGGTGGTGCAAAAACATGGATAG
- the htpG gene encoding molecular chaperone HtpG, which translates to MSEEVKGRISVETENIFPIIKKWLYSEKDIFLRELVSNACDAIAKLKKISLNEEFEGGTDYRIDLDFDQETRILTVQDNGIGMTDEEVNRYINQIAFSGAEEFVKKYQSEGDKPEIIGHFGLGFYSSFMVSSKVKIETKSYKNGSAPVVWESESGTEFSLRPGDRSERGTKISLYLDGDSGEYLDQWKLKELVRKYCDFLPVPIYVKGEKANKQTPLWSEQPSSVKKEQYDEFYQYLFPFAGEPLFHVHLNVDYPFRLQGILYFPRLKHELDANRMGIKLYCNHVFVSDEAKELVPQFLTVLQGTLDIPDLPLNVSRSYLQNDPLVKKISSHIVKKVSDKLQEEWTKNPEEFRKNWDEISLFVKYGMMTDEKFYESAKDLIFFRTSNGDLTKLEEYVERNKEKNSGKVYYAGEAELSSVYMDLLKSQGLEALLVDSRIDNHFLQFLEGKNPDWKFQRVDSELADQVLDKDASPDLADQDNKTTEDRLKEIFAKAIAKEGVEIKIEALKSEDIPSVILLPEHLRRLAEMGQMYGQKPGDFLKNHTLLLNRKSKLVKNILGLSKGIHPEKAEKLARSVYDLALLGAKLIGEDELSDLIRRQRDLLEDLSSD; encoded by the coding sequence ATGAGCGAAGAAGTAAAAGGCAGGATCTCTGTAGAGACGGAGAATATTTTCCCTATCATTAAAAAATGGTTATATTCTGAAAAAGATATATTTTTGAGAGAGTTGGTTTCCAATGCTTGTGACGCCATCGCTAAACTCAAAAAAATCTCCCTTAATGAAGAATTTGAAGGAGGGACGGATTATAGGATCGATCTGGACTTTGACCAAGAAACCAGGATCTTAACCGTCCAAGACAACGGTATCGGGATGACCGACGAGGAAGTAAACCGTTACATCAACCAGATCGCATTTTCAGGCGCAGAAGAATTCGTAAAAAAATACCAATCCGAAGGAGATAAACCTGAGATCATAGGTCATTTCGGTTTAGGATTTTATTCCAGCTTTATGGTTTCTTCTAAGGTAAAAATAGAAACCAAATCTTATAAAAATGGGAGCGCACCCGTTGTTTGGGAAAGCGAGTCAGGTACAGAGTTTTCTCTAAGACCAGGTGATAGATCGGAAAGAGGAACAAAGATCAGTTTGTATCTGGACGGTGATTCCGGAGAATATTTGGACCAATGGAAATTAAAAGAATTGGTCCGCAAATACTGCGATTTTCTTCCTGTTCCGATCTACGTAAAAGGGGAGAAGGCGAATAAGCAGACCCCATTATGGAGCGAACAACCTTCTTCGGTAAAAAAAGAGCAGTACGATGAATTCTATCAGTATCTGTTCCCTTTTGCTGGTGAGCCTTTATTTCACGTTCACTTGAATGTGGATTACCCTTTTAGGCTGCAAGGGATCTTGTATTTTCCAAGACTCAAACATGAGTTAGACGCCAACCGAATGGGGATCAAACTCTATTGTAATCATGTGTTTGTATCCGATGAAGCAAAGGAATTGGTGCCTCAGTTTTTGACCGTTCTACAAGGAACCTTGGATATTCCGGATCTTCCTCTGAACGTTTCCAGATCGTATCTGCAAAACGATCCTTTGGTAAAAAAGATCTCTTCTCATATAGTTAAAAAGGTTTCCGACAAACTACAGGAAGAATGGACCAAAAATCCGGAAGAATTCCGCAAGAACTGGGACGAGATCTCTCTTTTCGTTAAGTACGGGATGATGACTGACGAAAAATTTTATGAATCGGCAAAAGATCTTATTTTCTTCCGAACATCTAACGGTGATTTAACGAAACTCGAAGAGTACGTAGAAAGAAATAAAGAAAAGAATTCCGGGAAAGTGTATTATGCGGGAGAAGCTGAACTTTCTTCCGTATATATGGACCTTCTCAAGTCCCAAGGATTGGAAGCTTTGCTTGTGGATTCTCGCATCGACAATCATTTCCTTCAATTTTTAGAAGGCAAAAACCCTGATTGGAAATTCCAAAGAGTGGATTCAGAACTTGCGGACCAAGTTTTGGATAAGGATGCAAGTCCTGATCTTGCCGACCAAGATAACAAAACTACAGAAGATAGACTGAAGGAAATTTTTGCTAAGGCGATTGCAAAAGAAGGTGTGGAGATCAAAATAGAGGCATTGAAGTCCGAAGATATTCCTTCCGTGATCTTGTTACCGGAACATCTAAGACGTTTGGCGGAGATGGGCCAGATGTATGGACAAAAGCCTGGGGATTTCTTGAAAAATCATACTCTTCTACTGAATCGTAAATCTAAATTGGTCAAAAATATCCTTGGTCTTTCCAAGGGGATTCATCCGGAGAAGGCGGAAAAATTGGCCCGTTCCGTGTACGATCTGGCTCTATTAGGCGCCAAGCTGATCGGAGAAGACGAATTGAGCGATCTGATCCGCCGCCAAAGGGACCTGTTGGAAGATCTTTCCTCGGATTAA
- the batA gene encoding VWA domain-containing protein BatA, giving the protein MTEWEAPYYLFLIIPIWIWTFYSYWKNEPALGIELRIPGRVQSETFQLKRFLSSVAPLIRPVALTLFVIAVAGPGKRYRFLPDETKGVDIILALDVSGSMSKSRDFLPETRLGVSKKLLKEFIRKRENDRLGLVVFAGGAYLQSPLTSDREVLEEILSQAEEETVPEQGTAIGDALILSCYRLRRSPAKSKVIVLITDGASNTGRIDPVTATEIAKGVGVKIYSIGIGKEDQSYEVNFEILDILSKRTGGVFYRAEDISELREVLASIDSLEKDLLILPPEEVRESESLIFLTYALALLGLDLLLRSWVFRYYV; this is encoded by the coding sequence ATGACGGAATGGGAAGCTCCATATTATCTTTTTCTAATTATTCCGATCTGGATCTGGACGTTCTATTCTTATTGGAAAAACGAGCCGGCCTTGGGTATAGAGCTTAGGATTCCTGGAAGGGTCCAATCCGAAACATTTCAGTTAAAACGTTTTTTATCTTCTGTGGCGCCTTTGATTCGGCCTGTCGCATTGACATTATTCGTGATTGCAGTGGCAGGTCCCGGAAAAAGATATAGATTCCTTCCGGATGAGACTAAGGGGGTAGATATCATTCTTGCATTGGACGTCTCCGGTTCCATGTCCAAAAGCAGGGACTTCTTGCCTGAGACTCGTCTAGGCGTCTCCAAAAAATTACTCAAAGAGTTCATTAGAAAAAGAGAAAATGATCGTTTGGGCTTGGTGGTATTTGCGGGGGGAGCCTATCTGCAATCACCATTGACAAGCGACAGAGAAGTATTAGAAGAAATATTAAGCCAGGCGGAAGAAGAAACGGTCCCAGAGCAAGGAACAGCCATTGGAGACGCGCTGATTCTTTCCTGTTATAGATTACGCAGGTCGCCTGCAAAATCTAAAGTGATTGTGCTCATAACGGATGGAGCTTCGAATACAGGTCGTATAGATCCAGTGACAGCAACTGAGATCGCAAAAGGTGTAGGGGTCAAAATATATTCCATAGGCATCGGAAAAGAGGACCAATCTTACGAGGTGAATTTCGAAATTTTAGATATACTTTCTAAAAGAACGGGAGGAGTATTTTATAGGGCGGAAGATATTAGCGAGTTGAGAGAAGTTTTGGCTTCCATCGACTCTTTGGAAAAAGATCTTCTGATCTTACCTCCGGAAGAAGTGAGAGAATCAGAGTCCTTAATTTTTCTGACCTATGCGCTGGCGTTATTGGGTCTGGATCTGCTATTGAGATCTTGGGTGTTTCGGTATTACGTATGA
- a CDS encoding BatD family protein, whose translation MKRFLLLLLLVAFPLLAQAPKFYLSQTRADLGDAVFIILETEGSAQVRLIEKEFNGQGIKAVYWGTEENTTIVNFKVYRKKLIKYRLTVSAPGRFSVPEIEVEVDGQKVESGMMALEISPRTSTTNKSSGFFSNRYFFSEETEGPEDGDLKVLFRTNKDQVWVGEPILGFFTLYYRNAIRPYIDRDFSSSIEFPYFRSEALSGINLLIPEQVIYEGIEFETAVYNKETFILTPLRKGEYSLGSTVFHLEGRQQSFFHMRSIKTIPSKIFVKDLPSPAPIEFKGAVGNFKIGLEEYPKAGFLGEPFQFKITISGNGNLSSIKDPLLSVCNTPCYPEITFLQARQQRDFRELGPGEFGFYLNHSYHYSVLPKKEGAWKPDDLKFTFFNPGSGRYESVSLRFPGLEIGPPRPKQEIVTEDIGGKGGSFLLVSILLSFVFIGAGTFAVLTLRKKYQAEAILKRLDLWIGSKRGFVLKHSVMTKGLPEEEASLLAGWKSETVPLTETYRSLGPSSRENLIRISRWLSEKLKEEESE comes from the coding sequence GTGAAACGTTTCCTTCTTCTTTTGTTATTGGTAGCTTTTCCTTTACTCGCACAGGCCCCCAAATTTTATCTCAGTCAAACTAGAGCGGATCTGGGAGATGCAGTATTTATCATTTTAGAAACCGAAGGAAGCGCTCAGGTACGTTTAATAGAAAAAGAATTTAATGGACAAGGGATCAAAGCTGTCTATTGGGGTACGGAAGAGAACACCACCATAGTAAACTTTAAAGTATATCGTAAAAAACTAATTAAATATAGACTCACTGTCTCTGCACCTGGACGTTTTTCCGTTCCGGAAATTGAAGTAGAAGTGGACGGGCAAAAAGTAGAATCAGGGATGATGGCCTTGGAAATTTCTCCCAGAACTTCCACTACAAATAAATCCTCAGGATTTTTTTCCAATCGTTACTTCTTCAGCGAAGAAACAGAAGGGCCCGAAGATGGGGATTTAAAGGTGTTATTTAGAACGAATAAGGATCAGGTTTGGGTGGGGGAGCCTATTCTAGGATTTTTTACATTATATTATAGAAATGCGATACGTCCTTATATTGATCGGGATTTTTCTAGCTCCATCGAGTTTCCTTATTTCAGAAGTGAGGCGCTTTCAGGCATCAATCTTTTGATCCCGGAACAGGTGATCTACGAAGGGATAGAATTCGAAACTGCAGTTTATAATAAGGAAACTTTTATTCTAACTCCTTTGAGAAAAGGAGAATATTCTTTAGGTTCTACGGTATTTCATTTGGAAGGAAGGCAGCAGTCCTTTTTTCATATGAGAAGTATCAAGACGATCCCGAGCAAAATTTTCGTAAAGGATTTACCTTCTCCTGCTCCTATTGAGTTTAAAGGTGCGGTAGGTAATTTTAAGATAGGTTTAGAAGAATACCCTAAGGCAGGTTTTTTAGGAGAACCTTTTCAGTTTAAGATCACTATTTCCGGAAACGGAAACCTTTCCTCCATTAAGGATCCTTTATTGAGTGTCTGCAACACTCCTTGTTATCCTGAGATCACTTTTTTACAAGCAAGACAACAAAGGGATTTTAGGGAGCTTGGTCCCGGAGAGTTCGGATTTTATCTAAATCATTCTTATCATTATTCGGTACTTCCTAAAAAGGAGGGAGCTTGGAAACCGGACGATCTGAAATTCACTTTTTTCAACCCTGGTTCCGGAAGGTATGAATCCGTTTCTCTTCGTTTCCCCGGCCTGGAGATTGGGCCTCCTAGACCGAAACAGGAGATTGTAACTGAGGATATTGGAGGCAAAGGCGGATCTTTTCTATTAGTTTCCATTCTTCTTTCTTTCGTATTTATAGGAGCCGGTACATTTGCGGTTTTAACATTGCGTAAAAAATACCAAGCAGAGGCAATATTGAAACGACTTGACCTCTGGATAGGTTCCAAAAGAGGTTTTGTTTTGAAACATTCAGTGATGACCAAGGGATTGCCGGAGGAAGAGGCGAGTCTTCTTGCAGGGTGGAAGTCCGAAACGGTTCCATTGACCGAAACCTACAGGAGTCTTGGACCTTCTTCCAGAGAAAATCTTATTAGGATCTCTCGTTGGTTGTCTGAAAAATTAAAAGAGGAGGAATCCGAATGA